In one Pseudarthrobacter sp. NBSH8 genomic region, the following are encoded:
- a CDS encoding TlpA disulfide reductase family protein produces the protein MGNRTTSRSTASTASRRVVLAAGGAALAALTLGLSACAQEDALAKQAKAGDNKNYVAGDGSVTEFTAADRKAAVTINGTLFNGTQVASADFQGKVTVLNFWFAACAPCRVEAPILEELHQEFKDQGVQFFGVNLRDEKGTAEAFDKTFNLTYPSFDDKNGGVLLAVSGLVPPGAVPTTLVLDKQGRVASRVLGEIQKGTLKALITAAVAE, from the coding sequence ATGGGCAACCGGACAACATCCCGTTCAACGGCCAGCACCGCATCCCGCCGCGTCGTGCTCGCTGCCGGCGGCGCCGCCCTTGCCGCCCTGACCCTGGGGCTGTCCGCCTGTGCGCAGGAGGACGCCCTTGCCAAGCAGGCCAAAGCCGGCGACAACAAGAACTACGTTGCCGGGGACGGCTCGGTGACCGAGTTCACGGCGGCGGACCGCAAGGCCGCCGTCACCATTAACGGCACGCTGTTCAACGGCACCCAAGTAGCGTCCGCGGACTTCCAGGGCAAGGTGACGGTCCTGAACTTCTGGTTCGCCGCCTGCGCACCCTGCCGGGTGGAGGCACCCATCCTGGAAGAGCTGCACCAGGAGTTCAAGGACCAGGGCGTGCAGTTCTTCGGCGTCAACCTCCGCGACGAAAAAGGCACCGCAGAGGCCTTTGACAAGACTTTCAACCTGACCTACCCGAGCTTCGACGATAAGAACGGCGGCGTGCTCCTGGCCGTCTCCGGCCTTGTCCCGCCGGGAGCGGTACCCACAACGCTGGTCCTGGACAAGCAGGGCCGCGTGGCCTCGCGCGTGCTGGGCGAAATCCAGAAGGGCACCCTCAAAGCCCTCATCACCGCTGCCGTGGCAGAGTAG
- a CDS encoding Hsp70 family protein, which yields MNYVLAIDVGTSFTAAALLRLDQNAPRVPETLPLGLRGSAVPSVVYFPEEGPVLVGEAAERRGLDFPERVVREFKRRVGDEVPIAVGTLQLPAQDVFATMARWVADRAEEREGAPPSAIILSHPASWGAHRTQLILAALAAKGLEHVMLVSEPEAAALHYAAQVRVEDGSTIAVYDLGGGTFDTAVLRKADSGQFELLGRPVGIEGLGGADFDASVMQHVAAHAGQGLAGLDPAEPGALAALARLRRECVEAKEALSADCEASIPVLLPGIQQQVRLVRAEFEAMISELIRETLDALGRYLQDLGLTPEDLSAVLLIGGSSRIPLVAQLISEELDRPIAVDADPKSSICLGATIAALRSRPELTAKADVTAQPDNAVQAAARDARRPASWSRKPGAAVGSIGGTAGAGTGAGATRHVGAHAPRARTGAHSSRPTARLTAVAAAAALFTVLSATAAQSPGGLESLTAMLAPPAAGAAKADAAGSADAHRSTPGGAAGGGAGAAAGKAGAAQKPSVGIEASSKKPTAPASGAGIEAAASPTALPPASPAAGGAAPGSTSGAGATSGPTGLAAAGTTAGTPTPDPTTNPPAMPTTTDPTIPPPTTTDPTIPPPTTTDPTADPTTDPPTTTDPLATRDPSTTQEPSVEPDPTTLPAPEPTTEPPASAPTVTEPAA from the coding sequence ATGAACTACGTTCTCGCCATAGACGTAGGGACCAGTTTCACAGCTGCTGCCCTCCTTCGGCTTGACCAGAATGCCCCGCGTGTTCCGGAGACCCTCCCGCTGGGGCTTCGCGGAAGTGCGGTGCCCTCTGTGGTCTACTTTCCAGAGGAAGGCCCCGTTCTGGTGGGCGAGGCAGCCGAACGTCGCGGCCTTGATTTCCCTGAACGGGTGGTGCGTGAGTTCAAACGCCGGGTGGGCGATGAGGTGCCAATCGCGGTGGGCACCCTGCAGCTTCCCGCCCAAGACGTTTTTGCCACTATGGCGCGCTGGGTCGCAGACCGCGCTGAAGAGCGCGAGGGCGCACCGCCGTCGGCCATTATCCTCTCTCACCCTGCCTCGTGGGGGGCACACCGGACGCAGCTTATTCTTGCTGCCTTGGCCGCAAAGGGCCTGGAGCACGTCATGCTGGTCAGCGAGCCGGAAGCTGCAGCGCTGCACTATGCCGCCCAAGTGCGGGTGGAGGACGGCAGCACCATCGCCGTCTACGACCTCGGTGGCGGAACTTTCGATACCGCAGTCCTGAGAAAAGCCGATTCCGGCCAGTTCGAGCTCCTGGGCCGTCCCGTGGGTATCGAGGGCCTGGGCGGGGCCGATTTCGACGCATCCGTCATGCAGCACGTAGCCGCACACGCCGGGCAGGGACTTGCCGGCCTTGACCCTGCGGAGCCCGGCGCCCTTGCAGCACTGGCGCGGCTGCGGCGGGAATGTGTGGAGGCCAAAGAGGCGTTATCCGCCGACTGCGAGGCCAGCATCCCGGTGCTACTTCCTGGGATCCAGCAGCAGGTGCGGCTGGTCCGTGCCGAGTTTGAGGCAATGATCAGTGAGCTGATCCGGGAGACGCTGGATGCCCTGGGGCGTTACCTGCAGGACCTTGGTCTCACCCCGGAGGACCTGTCTGCCGTGCTGCTGATCGGAGGCTCGTCGCGAATTCCGCTGGTGGCACAGCTGATTTCTGAAGAGCTGGACCGGCCAATCGCCGTGGACGCTGATCCCAAATCATCCATCTGCCTCGGCGCCACCATAGCTGCCCTTCGCTCGCGGCCGGAGCTGACGGCGAAGGCGGATGTCACCGCACAGCCGGACAACGCCGTGCAGGCCGCGGCCCGCGATGCCCGCCGTCCGGCCAGCTGGTCCCGGAAGCCGGGAGCCGCTGTTGGCTCCATCGGCGGCACAGCTGGCGCTGGAACGGGTGCCGGAGCCACGAGACACGTGGGTGCACACGCACCTCGGGCACGCACGGGAGCGCACAGTTCGCGGCCCACGGCTAGGCTGACTGCGGTGGCCGCTGCGGCGGCGTTGTTCACAGTGCTCAGCGCCACCGCGGCCCAAAGTCCTGGCGGGCTGGAAAGCCTCACAGCCATGTTGGCGCCGCCGGCCGCAGGGGCTGCCAAGGCTGACGCGGCGGGTAGCGCGGATGCCCACCGGTCAACGCCCGGAGGTGCGGCCGGCGGCGGTGCGGGAGCCGCTGCTGGTAAAGCCGGCGCCGCCCAGAAACCGAGCGTGGGCATTGAGGCCAGTTCGAAGAAGCCCACGGCACCCGCCAGCGGGGCGGGGATAGAAGCTGCGGCGTCGCCCACCGCCCTGCCGCCGGCGTCACCGGCGGCAGGTGGTGCGGCCCCGGGTTCCACATCCGGCGCGGGGGCGACGAGCGGTCCCACCGGATTGGCCGCGGCCGGAACGACGGCCGGGACACCAACACCGGACCCTACAACTAACCCGCCTGCGATGCCTACGACGACGGACCCGACGATCCCTCCGCCTACGACGACGGATCCAACGATCCCTCCGCCTACGACGACGGATCCAACTGCGGACCCGACAACAGATCCGCCCACAACAACAGATCCGCTGGCGACGAGGGATCCGTCCACGACGCAGGAGCCGAGCGTCGAGCCCGATCCGACCACCCTGCCAGCGCCCGAGCCGACCACCGAACCGCCAGCCTCGGCACCTACCGTGACAGAGCCGGCGGCCTGA
- a CDS encoding cytochrome c biogenesis CcdA family protein produces MNSPFAETILNGSLLLAIPVALLAGLVSFLSPCVLPLVPGYLGYVTGLSGVDLEKQKRGRMLAGIGLFVLGFSVIFVLLGGAFGQLGTLITGSQNAWITQLLGVLVILMGVVFMGGFGWLQRDAKIHAKPPAGLWGAPLLGLTFGLGWAPCIGPTYSAVQLLSLSGGSSAAKGAFLAFVYSLGLGIPFLLIALAVRRGMGVMSFFRTHRLAIQRIGGGILVVLGLLMASGVWGAWVTELQYWFQTDVKLPI; encoded by the coding sequence GTGAACAGCCCCTTCGCCGAAACCATCCTGAACGGCTCGCTCCTGCTTGCCATCCCGGTGGCGCTGCTCGCCGGCCTGGTGTCCTTCCTGTCGCCGTGCGTGCTGCCCCTGGTGCCCGGCTACCTGGGCTACGTCACCGGCCTGAGCGGCGTGGACCTGGAGAAGCAGAAACGTGGCCGGATGCTTGCGGGCATCGGGCTTTTTGTGCTTGGATTCTCGGTGATTTTCGTCCTGCTGGGCGGCGCGTTCGGCCAGCTGGGCACGCTGATCACCGGCTCGCAGAATGCCTGGATCACCCAACTGCTGGGGGTCCTCGTCATCCTCATGGGCGTGGTGTTTATGGGCGGGTTCGGCTGGCTGCAGCGCGATGCGAAGATCCACGCCAAGCCGCCGGCCGGCCTGTGGGGCGCACCGTTGCTGGGCCTCACGTTTGGACTCGGCTGGGCCCCGTGCATCGGGCCCACCTACTCCGCCGTCCAGCTCCTGAGCCTGTCCGGCGGTTCATCCGCAGCCAAGGGTGCCTTCCTGGCATTTGTCTACAGCCTGGGCCTGGGCATCCCGTTCCTGCTGATCGCACTGGCGGTCCGGCGCGGCATGGGCGTGATGTCCTTCTTCCGCACACACCGCCTGGCCATCCAGCGGATCGGCGGCGGGATCCTGGTGGTGCTGGGCCTGCTGATGGCCAGCGGCGTCTGGGGCGCCTGGGTCACCGAATTGCAGTACTGGTTCCAAACCGATGTGAAGTTGCCGATCTGA
- the ccsB gene encoding c-type cytochrome biogenesis protein CcsB, whose translation MPFAINETMGQYSELFMLLAAGTYTVAFIAFAWDLAKSSKALRAIDLKAAEAAGARVPAMAGAGASVGASPGSAAVADSVAVDRVDSHLAGPVGRAERPSSSVAKRGGDASGAGQTADADMRYAAERRVPARVAVALTILGVLIHAAGVLTRAIGSGRVPWGNMYEFLTTGAFVAVAVFLLVLIRRDLRFLGTFVVGLAIIMLVAASVAYWTPVGHLVPALQSYWLIIHVSIAVLSSALFTLTFAMSALQLVQSHRQKTVAAGGADKLGFMRLVPSALSLENLSYRINAIAFIGWTFTLMFGAIWAEKAWGRFWGWDTKEVWTFVIWVVYAGYLHARATRGWTGTRAAWLSIVGYLCVVFNFTIVNQFFNGLHSYSGL comes from the coding sequence ATGCCGTTCGCCATCAACGAAACCATGGGCCAGTACAGCGAGCTGTTTATGCTGCTCGCCGCCGGCACCTACACCGTGGCCTTCATCGCCTTCGCCTGGGACCTCGCGAAGAGCAGCAAAGCGCTGCGCGCCATTGACCTGAAAGCGGCCGAGGCTGCCGGGGCCAGGGTGCCCGCGATGGCTGGCGCCGGTGCGTCTGTTGGAGCGTCGCCTGGCTCAGCCGCGGTAGCGGACAGTGTGGCAGTGGACAGGGTGGACTCGCACCTGGCCGGACCCGTGGGACGGGCCGAGCGCCCGTCGTCGTCCGTTGCCAAGCGGGGCGGCGACGCTTCCGGGGCCGGGCAGACCGCCGACGCCGATATGCGCTACGCGGCGGAACGGCGCGTTCCGGCGCGGGTCGCCGTTGCCCTCACCATTCTCGGCGTCCTGATCCACGCCGCCGGCGTTCTCACGCGTGCCATCGGGTCCGGCCGCGTGCCGTGGGGAAACATGTACGAGTTCCTGACTACGGGCGCTTTTGTGGCTGTGGCTGTTTTCCTGCTGGTACTTATCCGCCGTGACCTGCGGTTCCTCGGCACGTTTGTGGTGGGCCTGGCCATCATCATGCTGGTGGCCGCCTCAGTGGCCTACTGGACTCCGGTGGGCCATCTGGTTCCGGCACTGCAGAGCTACTGGCTGATCATCCATGTCTCCATCGCCGTGCTCTCCTCCGCGCTCTTCACCCTCACATTTGCCATGTCAGCCCTGCAGCTGGTGCAGTCCCACCGGCAAAAGACGGTGGCTGCCGGCGGTGCGGACAAGCTTGGTTTTATGCGTCTGGTTCCCTCGGCGCTGAGCCTGGAAAACCTGTCCTACCGGATCAATGCCATCGCCTTCATTGGCTGGACGTTCACCCTTATGTTCGGCGCCATCTGGGCCGAAAAAGCGTGGGGCCGGTTCTGGGGCTGGGACACCAAGGAAGTCTGGACATTTGTGATCTGGGTGGTTTATGCCGGCTACCTCCACGCGCGCGCCACGCGTGGCTGGACCGGCACCCGTGCCGCCTGGCTGTCGATCGTCGGATACCTGTGCGTTGTCTTCAATTTCACCATCGTGAACCAGTTCTTTAATGGCCTGCATTCCTACTCGGGCCTCTGA
- a CDS encoding cytochrome c biogenesis protein ResB, with protein MSERVKANKESAAPVDAAKTEAALPVLGPVEMLRWAWTQLTSMRTALFLLLLLAVAAVPGSLFPQRPANPSIVTQYIKGNPDYGKLLDTLQLYDVYSSAWFSAIYILLFISLIGCVVPRAIAHYRAMRSQPPRTPKRLSRLPEYGTLVVPADAGLPASDAIRSAAGVLKKRGYRVDVRDDDGARPSLGAERGFAKEVGNLVFHTSLIGVLVSVAVGGLFGYSGQRILVEGDTFVNTLVGYDQFTPGTNFQSSQLQPYSIQLDKFDVLFDRESPGKIGQPIDFNAEVTTRETPDSPAKQEVLKVNDPVTLGGTSIYLTGNGYAPVVTIRDGAGNVAMQGPVVAKLQGDNYYSSLVIKVPDARPEQLGFLGFFLPTAFVTDEGVSFSGDPDLFNPRLTLNSYFGDLGLDAGSPQNVFELDVSDLTPLNARNLDAGGITLAPGSTYNLPDGKGSISFDSVKRYVGVDIHHNPGQLYALIFALLAVGGLIVSLYVNRRRVWVRTGTHEDGRTMVEYGLLARGEDHRLAAEAAVIRKLLSEEWQLEDPDSHADSSVTQQTPSRQGDNGAVSLTSPAGPNGPKKDQ; from the coding sequence ATGAGCGAGCGCGTGAAAGCAAACAAAGAGTCCGCGGCCCCCGTTGACGCCGCCAAAACTGAGGCGGCGCTGCCGGTCCTGGGGCCGGTGGAGATGCTGAGATGGGCCTGGACCCAGCTGACCAGCATGCGCACGGCGCTGTTCCTGTTGCTCCTCCTGGCCGTTGCCGCGGTGCCCGGGTCCCTGTTCCCGCAGCGCCCGGCCAACCCGTCCATCGTGACGCAGTACATCAAGGGCAACCCGGACTACGGGAAGCTGCTGGACACCCTGCAGCTCTACGACGTCTACTCCTCGGCCTGGTTCTCGGCCATCTACATCCTGCTGTTCATCTCGCTGATCGGCTGCGTGGTCCCGCGCGCCATCGCCCACTACAGGGCCATGCGCTCCCAGCCGCCGCGGACCCCCAAGCGTCTCTCCCGCCTCCCCGAGTACGGCACCCTGGTGGTTCCCGCCGACGCCGGCCTCCCGGCGTCGGACGCCATCCGCAGCGCCGCCGGAGTACTGAAGAAGCGCGGCTACCGCGTTGACGTGAGGGACGACGACGGCGCGCGGCCGTCGTTGGGCGCCGAGCGCGGCTTCGCCAAGGAAGTGGGGAACCTGGTGTTCCACACGTCGCTGATCGGAGTGCTGGTGTCCGTGGCCGTGGGCGGCCTGTTCGGCTACAGCGGCCAGCGCATCCTGGTGGAGGGCGACACCTTCGTGAACACCCTGGTGGGCTACGACCAGTTCACCCCCGGCACCAACTTCCAGTCCAGCCAGCTGCAGCCGTACTCCATCCAGCTGGACAAATTCGACGTCTTGTTTGACCGCGAATCACCAGGCAAAATCGGTCAGCCCATCGACTTCAACGCCGAAGTCACCACGCGGGAAACCCCGGACTCGCCTGCCAAGCAGGAAGTCCTGAAGGTCAACGATCCCGTGACCCTGGGCGGCACCAGCATCTACCTCACCGGCAACGGCTACGCGCCGGTGGTGACCATCCGCGACGGCGCCGGCAACGTGGCCATGCAGGGTCCCGTGGTGGCCAAACTCCAGGGTGACAACTACTACTCGTCCCTGGTGATCAAGGTCCCGGACGCCCGGCCCGAACAGCTTGGCTTCTTGGGGTTCTTCCTGCCCACCGCGTTTGTCACCGACGAAGGCGTGTCCTTCAGCGGCGATCCGGACCTGTTCAATCCGCGGCTGACTCTCAACTCCTACTTCGGTGACCTCGGCCTGGACGCCGGCTCCCCACAGAACGTCTTCGAACTGGACGTCAGTGACCTCACGCCGCTGAACGCCCGCAACCTGGACGCCGGCGGCATTACCCTGGCGCCGGGCAGCACCTATAACCTGCCGGACGGCAAGGGCAGCATCAGCTTTGACAGCGTGAAGCGGTATGTGGGCGTGGACATCCACCACAACCCGGGCCAGCTGTACGCCCTCATATTCGCGCTGCTGGCCGTGGGCGGCCTGATCGTCTCGCTCTACGTCAACCGGCGCCGCGTCTGGGTCCGGACCGGAACCCACGAGGATGGCCGGACCATGGTGGAGTATGGCCTGCTTGCCCGCGGTGAGGACCACCGGCTCGCCGCGGAGGCGGCTGTCATCCGGAAGCTGTTATCTGAGGAGTGGCAGCTCGAGGATCCCGATTCCCACGCTGATTCCAGCGTCACCCAGCAAACTCCCAGCCGCCAGGGCGATAATGGCGCAGTCTCGCTCACCTCCCCAGCTGGCCCCAACGGGCCGAAAAAGGACCAGTAA